A genomic window from Salvia hispanica cultivar TCC Black 2014 chromosome 5, UniMelb_Shisp_WGS_1.0, whole genome shotgun sequence includes:
- the LOC125190063 gene encoding F-box protein CPR1-like translates to MERDLLRYLPLEIVTNILSRLSIENIGTCKCVCKPWLNLIESDPFVKSHLSKSAPALAVCVRVNVIGLEECAKWFNVLKLEDNHDLITKFEFPQPSAIQGSANGLLLLKNPHSDCFHVCNPITREFAEFHGPRCSSFDDGYGFGVNKISGQHKVVYCNAKYGFHVYTLETGSSWRCVEAVAPLFDRLYHTVGALISGNLHWVVQHGWGIPYVCCFDLETERFSTFYLPATNRQSIKPKLYTFGDHLCFRDDKEDDDAFWLLKEYEHPEKGWSKVLFNMKEPYYSLSMLMKGEDEDAYKFFFPIKVYRDGDMLILWDQNSQFFTNSIFLTPSLLSLERNLGLDNVISF, encoded by the coding sequence ATGGAGCGAGATTTGTTGAGATACCTACCATTAGAAATTGTCACCAATATATTATCGAGACTCTCCATTGAAAACATCGGAACCTGCAAATGTGTTTGCAAACCATGGCTCAATCTGATTGAGAGTGACCCTTTTGTCAAGTCCCATCTTTCTAAATCCGCCCCTGCCCTAGCTGTGTGTGTCCGCGTGAATGTCATCGGGCTGGAAGAATGTGCAAAGTGGTTCAATGTTTTGAAATTGGAAGACAATCATGATCTCATCACCAAGTTTGAGTTTCCTCAACCATCAGCAATACAGGGTTCAGCCAATGGTTTGCTTCTTCTGAAAAATCCTCATAGTGATTGTTTTCATGTATGTAATCCGATCACCCGTGAATTTGCTGAGTTCCATGGGCCTCGCTGCTCTAGCTTTGATGATGGTTATGGATTTGGAGTGAACAAAATAAGCGGGCAACATAAGGTTGTCTATTGTAACGCCAAATACGGATTTCATGTATACACTCTTGAAACAGGATCTTCGTGGAGATGCGTTGAAGCCGTTGCCCCCTTGTTTGATCGCCTCTATCACACCGTTGGTGCACTTATTAGTGGCAATCTCCATTGGGTAGTCCAACATGGGTGGGGGATTCCTTATGTATgttgctttgatcttgaaacaGAACGTTTTAGCACCTTCTACCTACCTGCTACTAATCGTCAATCAATCAAACCGAAGTTGTATACCTTTGGGGATCACCTATGTTTTCGTGATGataaagaagatgatgatgccTTCTGGTTGTTGAAAGAATATGAACATCCCGAGAAGGGTTGGAGCAAGGTACTATTCAACATGAAAGAACCTTATTACAGTTTATCCATGCTTATGAaaggtgaagatgaagatgcctacaaattttttttccctatcAAAGTTTACAGAGATGGTGACATGTTGATACTATGGGATCAAAATTCTCAATTCTTTACCAATTCCATTTTTCTCACTCCAAGTTTACTTTCACTCGAAAGAAATTTGGGTCTGGATAATGTAATCTCATTTTAG